In Numenius arquata chromosome 30, bNumArq3.hap1.1, whole genome shotgun sequence, the following proteins share a genomic window:
- the LOC141476357 gene encoding olfactory receptor 14J1-like produces the protein MSNSSSITMFLLLAFADTRELQLLHFGLFLGIYLAALLGNTLIITTIACDHRLHTPMYFFLLNLSVLDLGSISTTVPKSMANSLWDTRAISYWGCAAQVFFVFFFIGAEYCLLTVMAYDRYVAICQPLHYGTLLGSRACVHMAAAAWGSGFLNALLHTANTFSLPLCQGNVLDQFFCEVPQILKLSCSHSYLREVGLLVVSACLAFGCFISIVVSYVQIFRAVLRIPSEQGRHKAFSTCLPHLAVVSLFLSTGFFANLKPPSISSPSLDLMVTVVYSLVPPAVNPLIYSMRNQELKEALKKLIQWVHLQQQ, from the coding sequence atgtccaacagcagctccatcaccatgttcctcctcctggcatttgcagacacacgggagctgcagctcttgcacttcgggctcttcctgggcatatacctggctgccctcctgggaaacacactcatcatcaccaccatcgcctgtgaccaccgcctccacacccccatgtacttcttcctcctcaacctctccgttcttgacctgggatccatctctaccactgtccctaaatccatggccaattccctgtgggataccagggccatctcctactggggatgcgctgcccaggtcttctttgttttctttttcattggtgcagagtattgtcttctcactgtcatggcctacgaccgctacgttgccatctgccaacccctgcactacgggaccctcctgggcagcagagcttgtgtccacatggcagcagctgcctggggcagtgggtttctcaatgctctcctgcacacggccaatacattttccctacccctctgccagggcaatgtcctggaccagttcttctgtgaagttccccagatcctcaagctctcctgctcacactcctacctcagggaagttgggcttcttgtggtcagtgcctgtttagcatttggttgtttcatttccatcgtggtgtcctatgtgcagatcttcagggctgtgctgaggatcccctctgagcagggacggcacaaagccttttccacatgcctccctcacctggccgtggtctccctgtttctcagcactggcttctttgccaacctgaagcccccctccatttcttccccatccctggatctgatggtgactgttgtgtactcactggtgcctccagctgtgaaccccctcatctacagcatgaggaaccaggagctcaaagaagcattgaagaaactcattcaatgggttcacctccagcagcagtag